CTGGACATGGGGACAAGGCACTGCCCTGGGGCAGTCCCAGGGTGcagggcactgctggcactCCTCGCAGCACGGCTCTGCAGGacagggctgagcacagccctggtgAGTCCATAAAAGGCCATGGGGCAGATGGGGCCAGcacactgcagggagcagccagcagcccccacttctgccagccctgctcaAGGCAGGGAGACCGCACAGCCCATAGGGAGTGATGGAGAACGAAGGCATCGCCCCCCAGCGTGGCACAGGGGTGCCCCCAGTGGCTGGGGACAGCTCTGGGGCAGAGGGTTGGGGACAGGCATGGAGCAGAGCcctccctgctcacagcagcgGGCAGCCCCGGCGCTTCTTGTTCTTGCGGACCTGCAGGCCTGCACGTGTGGCCATCTCAAAGACCTCCCGCACGCCTTCCTTGGTCTTGGCTGAGCACTCGAGGTAGCCGAAGGCATTGATCCGGTTGGCCATGTCTCTCCCCTCTTCTGGTTTCACAGGCTCCTGGGTAGCATTAAAAAGGAGGGTTGGAAATGCCAACAGGAGCAAGAAGCCTTCAGGGCATACCTCCATGACCAGatcagggctgcaggagggaagcCCCAGCAAAATAGCCCAGGGTGAGGGGATCCCAACACTGGCACTCCACTGAGCGCACACCCAACCCCAGCATGTCCTCACCTGCTTCATCTTTGCCAGTTCTCGCCTCGTGTGCTCATCGTTGCGCAGGTCCTTCTTGTTCCCCACCAGGATGATGGGCACGTTGGGGCAGAAGTGCTTCACCTCCGGGGTCCACTTCTCAGGGATGTTCTCTGCGAGGAGCAGAGTGCAGCTGCTGAGCTATGGGGCACTGggacacacagcagtgctgctgctccatgcagggcaggaggagagcaCAAGCTGCAGCCCTGCGCTGTGcagggaaaaatgcatttgctgaACCCCAAAACCACCCAACTgggcacagcaggcagagcagcttcTCCCAGCACCTCCATTGTGCACCAGTTTCCAGCATCTTCCTGGAGTAAGGAAAAAGCTGGGAGTGGAGCGAGGAGATGTAACACCCACAAAGTGGCACACAGACTTCCCAGAACCCACTATGCCAGCAGGACCCCACGATGCACCCCCAGCTCCCTACCGAGGCTGTCTGGGCTGTCAATAGAAAAGCACATGAGGATGACATCGGTGTCCGGGTATGAAAGAGGCCGCAGCCGGTCATAGTCCTCCTGCCCAGCTGTGTCCCACAGTGCCAGCTCCACCTGTGGACAGAGGGACATCACTCAGCATCTCACAGACCCCACCAAGCAGCTCGTAGGGTACTTGGTCAGTTGCAGTGAGGAGGGTCCTTTACAAACTGGGGTAACCCAAAAATAAGGGTGTTGCAGGGCTCACTCTCGAATGCAGCATCCCATCACCACCTGCACAGGGCAGGGTCCCTACCTGCTTCCCATCCACTTCAATGTCGGCGATGTAGTTCTCAAACACGGTTGGCACATAGACCTCAGGGAACTGGTCCTTGCTGAAGACGATCAGCAGGCACGTCTTCCCGCAGGCGCCATCACCCACAATCACCAGCTTCTTCCTGATGGCTGCCATCACTGCAGGAACAAGAATGAGGGTGAATGGGACTTAcaggctgcagctgcaccagGACTGCTGCCAGACGCTGCTCAGGGAGCACAGCCGAGGCCAAGCAGGCTGCATTCTGCCCCCTGCACAATGGACACATTCCTGCAAGCAAAACCACACCTTAGTCTAAGAATACTGGGAATGACCCAGCGGTGCCTGCCCTGGGGTCTGAcggaggaaggcagcagggtgGGATCACACCGGGGTCCAACAGTTCTTTGGCATCTCCAACTCGTCAGAAACCTCCACGCAGAGTCTGAGCCATTTCTTAGGCCCCGTCAATGATCCCATCAgttccccatccccacagaAACCCCAGGCAAGGCACGTGATGACAGCTCGTGCTTCAGTCCCCATACAGGCACAcgctgctctgtgcagaggaGGCTGCAGCCCACTGCAATCCACTAGTGAGgccccagagctgtggggctgcatcCATCCTAACCTGGGGAGGGGTCAGCAGCACCCTGAGCCCTGCCCAAGGCTGCAGTGACTCACAGGGCAGAGGCCCTGTCCCCGCCCAGAATCTCAGCACAATTCATTCCATTACTCACCCAGCAGCCCAGAAATAGCCCATTGCTAACACACAGCCGGCCTCCGcaaagcagcagggaggaggtggggagCAATGCAGCCACGGTGCCCCTCGGGCTGCCCTGTCCCTGTGGGCACCCAGCATGGCACCAAGTAGCTATTCTAAGGTCCCCAGCAATAACACAGCAAgggctccagcacagctgcctcAGGAGGAGCCTCCGCTGAGTTTCATGCCTCAAAAACTGAAATTCCTGCTGAGCAGGAAATGGGGAATTCCTGGTAGGATGCATCTTTCACCCAGTTTCTGTTCCTGAACCTCGGCACAGAAAGGTGTCACCTCTTTGAAGAAGGAATCGGACCAGGGACAGAAACCTTCCTGCTGGTCTCTCCTCCTATGACCCCATCCCCAAACTCCATCACACCCAGCCCtgaccccacagcactgcacagctatGGGGGGAACAGATCTCCAAGGAGAGCAGCCGTCTCcgtctgctcagcactgctgtgtctgcagcctctgctgaaCCTCAGTGTTTAACAAACAAGCATCCTGGGCACTCAGACTGTTTGGATTTACTCCTGTTTGGAAGGAGCTGGGCTAATCACAACACAAACCAGGCTCAAGGCTAGAACATCACCATGCAGTTCGCTGGGTTTCACTCCTCCAGGCGCTCAGGCAGCACAACCTGTGACACAGAGGAGACCTAAGGAAGCCTGCAGCACCCAAAGAGCACGAAACcccagcagggaacacaaacgGCGCTTTCCAACCAGTGCAGCCAAGGACAGCAGACTCCACTTCTAAACATGGCTTTGTGTGTTCAAAGGGCTGCAGCCGCACCCCAACGCACGCCAGGCAGGGGCACATCGGGACAGGCCCTGGGGGAGGTGCAGCCCAGTAAGTACAAGCCCAGGGTGGGCACGGAGCATCCCTGAAGTGCTtcagggctgcagctgagccCAGAGTTAAAGGGAAGGGATTTGGGGACAGTGACAGAGGCACGCTGCAGTCATCACGACTCCAGTA
The genomic region above belongs to Excalfactoria chinensis isolate bCotChi1 chromosome 23, bCotChi1.hap2, whole genome shotgun sequence and contains:
- the RHOC gene encoding rho-related GTP-binding protein RhoC, with the protein product MAAIRKKLVIVGDGACGKTCLLIVFSKDQFPEVYVPTVFENYIADIEVDGKQVELALWDTAGQEDYDRLRPLSYPDTDVILMCFSIDSPDSLENIPEKWTPEVKHFCPNVPIILVGNKKDLRNDEHTRRELAKMKQEPVKPEEGRDMANRINAFGYLECSAKTKEGVREVFEMATRAGLQVRKNKKRRGCPLL